One Corynebacterium yudongzhengii DNA window includes the following coding sequences:
- the rpsH gene encoding 30S ribosomal protein S8, with protein MTMTDPIADMLARVRNANHAHHDVVSMPSSKLKANIAEILQQEGYIANYTVEDAKVGKTLTLELKYGPSRQTSIAGLRRVSKPGLRVYAKSAELPEVLGGLGIAIISTSQGLLTDRQAHEKGVGGEVLAYVW; from the coding sequence ATGACCATGACTGATCCTATCGCAGACATGCTGGCGCGCGTGCGTAACGCCAACCACGCGCACCACGACGTCGTGTCGATGCCCTCCTCCAAGCTCAAGGCGAACATCGCCGAGATCCTGCAGCAGGAAGGCTACATCGCTAACTACACCGTCGAGGACGCCAAGGTCGGTAAGACCCTGACCCTCGAACTGAAGTACGGCCCGTCCCGCCAGACCTCGATCGCCGGCCTGCGCCGCGTGTCCAAGCCGGGTCTGCGCGTCTACGCCAAGTCCGCTGAGCTCCCGGAGGTGCTCGGTGGCCTCGGCATCGCCATCATTTCCACGTCCCAGGGCCTTCTGACTGACCGTCAGGCCCACGAGAAGGGTGTGGGCGGGGAAGTCCTCGCCTACGTCTGGTAA